Within the Prochlorococcus sp. MIT 1300 genome, the region TTTGGCTTCTGAGTTAGTTCTTGGATTATCTGAGTAGAGACGATCAACATCAGTTAAAAGAATTAATTGGTCTGCTCCTATGGCTGCCGCTACTAATGCTGATAGGGTGTCGTTGTCGCCAAATCGTAGTTCTTCTGTAGAGAGAACATCATTCTCATTGACAATTGGTAGGACACCCCAATCCAAGAGTCTTTTTAAAGTATTAGAAGCATTTCGATAGTTGTTTCTAGATCCAAGATCGGCTCTGGTTAACAGGACTTGCGCTACTTTGATGTTTTTGAGTTTCATTTTGGCTTCATAAAGAGCCATTAGTTGGCCTTGGCCAATAGAGGCAGCAGCTTGTAGTGAGATAACGTCTTCAGGCCGCTTTTTTAATCCAAGTTTGTTACAGCCTAGACCAACAGCACCACTTGTAACAAGAACAACTCTGTCTCCCTTTTTATGACATTGAGCAATGGCTTCACTGAATCCTTCGATTACACTTGCAGTAGGGTGATCTTTATTGCCTCTTAGCAAGCTTGTTCCAACTTTTACTACCCAAAGAATCATTTAGAGTAAGCTCCAAGAAACTTTGCAAGTTTTTGCTCGAACTTTTGAACTCTATATTTTCTAGTCGAAGATCCATCATGACTTATAGGTCTTACAAGTACTGTATATAGACCGAGACGATTACCAGCTAGTATATCAGTAAATATTCTATCCCCTATAATTGCAATCTTTTTGGGATCAATCTTCAGGTCATTTAGTACTTTTAATAAAGCACGCTTTCGCGGTTTTGCAGCTTTACAGGTATAGGCAATTCCAAGCTCCTTGGCTACAGATCCAATCCTTTTGCTTGAAGGGTTGTTGCTGCAAAGATGAAGGTGTAGTTGTTCTTTTGCTTGAATTACCCAAGTTTTAACTGAGTGAGGTAAATCAAGATCTCTTCCTGGTAATAGTGTTTTGTCGACATCTAGAACAAGTCCTTTTATTCCTAATTCAAGGAAGTGATTAATGGGTAGTTCCGCAATGCTTAAACCAGGTTCCCAGTTTGGTTCGAGCCAGTGTTTGTGCATTAGTCAGCAGACTCCCTTTCATCTAGTTCCATTTCTATTTTTTGTTGGATCTTGTCGAACTCTTCACCTTCTACGAGGATTGCCTGTCCATTTTCTATCCGTGCAACTATGAAAAATGGATCTAAGGGTATGTAAAGACCATATTCGTCGTCTTCGACTCTAAATGTCACAAGTAGTTCATAGGTTTCTGAATCATCATCAAAATCATCTTCTTCAAGTTCCTCTGGATCCGGTTCATCAAGTTCACCAGTAACAGTGAGCGTTACTGCCGAACGGACCAGTGTTAGATCATGCTCTTGAAGAACAACGTCCGCTACAGACAGAATAGGTTCTGTGCTTGCAACAGTTTCGACGAGTTCTGGGTCAGCGTCTTCTTTGATCTTAAATAGTGAAACAGGAGTATCAACTGGTGTAAGAAGGCCATACTCAATGTTATCTAGTGGAATTAATTGCTCTAAGAAGCAAAGCAAACCACTACCTTTGCTATCCCTAACCTGAACAGTAGGGACCTCTCCGTTGTTACTAAGATCTTGTGAAGACATGAAGGGTGTCTGTTC harbors:
- a CDS encoding YqeG family HAD IIIA-type phosphatase; this translates as MHKHWLEPNWEPGLSIAELPINHFLELGIKGLVLDVDKTLLPGRDLDLPHSVKTWVIQAKEQLHLHLCSNNPSSKRIGSVAKELGIAYTCKAAKPRKRALLKVLNDLKIDPKKIAIIGDRIFTDILAGNRLGLYTVLVRPISHDGSSTRKYRVQKFEQKLAKFLGAYSK
- a CDS encoding DUF3727 domain-containing protein, producing the protein MSSQDLSNNGEVPTVQVRDSKGSGLLCFLEQLIPLDNIEYGLLTPVDTPVSLFKIKEDADPELVETVASTEPILSVADVVLQEHDLTLVRSAVTLTVTGELDEPDPEELEEDDFDDDSETYELLVTFRVEDDEYGLYIPLDPFFIVARIENGQAILVEGEEFDKIQQKIEMELDERESAD
- the proB gene encoding glutamate 5-kinase; translation: MILWVVKVGTSLLRGNKDHPTASVIEGFSEAIAQCHKKGDRVVLVTSGAVGLGCNKLGLKKRPEDVISLQAAASIGQGQLMALYEAKMKLKNIKVAQVLLTRADLGSRNNYRNASNTLKRLLDWGVLPIVNENDVLSTEELRFGDNDTLSALVAAAIGADQLILLTDVDRLYSDNPRTNSEAKPITDVLHTDQIQCFSDGINEVHTWGTGGMTTKLAAARIATASGITVHLADGRSPEMLTDLFQGSRGGTVFHPHPSPIGNRKSWLAHALKPLGELTLDEGASNAIKNQGASLLLVGVKKIDGNFSANQAVRIMNHTGIEIARGISSLSSEELQLSLVSQNAQETKSPVVIHRDVLVLTEGLIS